In one window of Frigoriglobus tundricola DNA:
- the htpG gene encoding molecular chaperone HtpG: MPAETLEFKAELKQLLHLITHSLYSDREIFLRELISNASDAINKVRFDALANADKLEGNTDWKIKLAPDAAAGTLTISDNGIGMSREEVIANLGTVAQSGTKAFLEAAKRAGKTGEAPGLIGQFGVGFYSAFMVADKVTVVTRGAGSRAADATKWESDGQGSYTLEAAEKPARGTDVVLHLKEDAKDFLDPWRLRQLVRKFSDFLEHPVVMDVEKEVKGEGEETKKEVTEETLNSRKAIWLRNKSEVKPEEYEEFYKSLAHDTEAPADVIHYAAEGKTEFRVLAFVPAHKPFGFDYEEPVAGLRLYVQRVLIMDRCEQVLPTYLRFVKGVVDSADLPLNVSREILQQNPLLDAIQKSVVKNVLEALAGMKNVEYDKYLKFYAGFGTVLKEGLGRDYANREKIADLLLFESACTEPGKFTTFAEYVEKMPTDQTEIAYLIGESAEQLRHSPYLEAFRAKGRDVLLLTDPIDEFSIPQLGEYKGKKLVAADRGEAAGAGEVPAGDKEKFAALVAALKTKLPEVSDVRLTNRLTESAACLVAGASGLSAHMERLMERMGRDATASKRVLELNPNNATVEAVRLLHEKNASDPRLDLYARLLYEQAVIAEGSKVSDPVAFAKRVNDLIARDAHAPGSA; this comes from the coding sequence ATGCCTGCCGAAACGCTCGAATTCAAAGCCGAACTCAAGCAACTGCTCCACCTCATCACGCACTCGCTGTACTCCGACCGCGAGATCTTCCTGCGTGAGCTGATCTCCAACGCGTCCGACGCCATCAACAAGGTGCGGTTCGACGCGCTCGCCAACGCCGACAAGCTCGAGGGCAACACCGACTGGAAGATCAAGCTGGCCCCGGACGCCGCCGCCGGCACGCTCACGATCTCCGACAACGGCATCGGCATGTCGCGCGAGGAGGTCATCGCCAACCTCGGCACCGTCGCGCAGTCGGGGACCAAGGCGTTCCTCGAAGCCGCCAAGCGCGCGGGTAAGACCGGCGAGGCGCCCGGCCTCATCGGCCAGTTCGGCGTCGGGTTCTATTCCGCGTTCATGGTCGCCGACAAGGTGACCGTCGTCACGCGCGGCGCGGGGAGCCGGGCCGCCGACGCGACGAAGTGGGAGTCCGACGGCCAGGGCAGCTACACCCTCGAAGCGGCCGAGAAACCGGCCCGTGGCACGGACGTCGTCCTCCACTTGAAGGAGGACGCGAAGGACTTCCTCGACCCGTGGCGGCTCCGCCAGCTCGTGCGCAAGTTCTCCGACTTCCTCGAACACCCCGTCGTCATGGACGTGGAAAAGGAGGTCAAGGGCGAGGGGGAAGAGACCAAGAAGGAGGTGACCGAGGAGACGCTCAACTCCCGTAAGGCGATCTGGCTCCGCAACAAGAGCGAAGTGAAGCCCGAAGAGTACGAGGAGTTCTACAAGTCGCTCGCGCACGACACCGAGGCCCCCGCGGACGTGATCCACTACGCCGCGGAGGGGAAGACCGAGTTCCGCGTGCTCGCCTTCGTGCCCGCGCACAAGCCGTTCGGCTTCGACTACGAGGAGCCGGTCGCGGGGCTGCGCCTGTACGTGCAGCGCGTCCTCATCATGGACCGGTGCGAACAGGTGCTCCCCACGTACCTCCGGTTCGTGAAAGGCGTCGTCGATTCCGCCGACCTGCCGCTGAACGTGTCGCGCGAGATCCTCCAGCAGAACCCGCTGCTCGACGCGATCCAGAAGAGCGTGGTGAAGAACGTGCTGGAGGCGCTCGCGGGCATGAAGAACGTAGAGTACGACAAGTACCTCAAGTTCTACGCCGGCTTCGGCACCGTGCTAAAAGAGGGGCTCGGCCGCGACTACGCGAACCGCGAGAAGATCGCGGACCTGCTCCTGTTCGAGAGCGCCTGCACCGAGCCGGGCAAGTTCACCACGTTCGCCGAGTACGTGGAGAAGATGCCGACCGATCAGACCGAAATCGCGTACCTGATCGGTGAGTCCGCCGAGCAGCTCCGGCACTCGCCGTACCTCGAGGCGTTCCGCGCGAAGGGCCGGGACGTGCTCCTCCTCACCGACCCGATCGACGAGTTCTCGATCCCGCAGCTGGGCGAGTACAAGGGGAAGAAGCTCGTTGCGGCGGACCGGGGCGAGGCGGCGGGCGCCGGTGAGGTGCCCGCGGGCGACAAGGAGAAGTTCGCGGCGCTCGTCGCGGCGCTCAAGACGAAGTTGCCGGAAGTGTCCGACGTCCGGCTGACGAACCGGCTCACCGAGAGCGCCGCGTGTCTCGTGGCCGGCGCCTCGGGCCTGTCCGCACACATGGAGCGCCTCATGGAGCGGATGGGCCGCGACGCCACCGCCTCGAAGCGCGTCCTCGAACTGAACCCCAACAACGCCACGGTAGAAGCGGTACGCTTGTTGCATGAGAAGAACGCATCGGACCCGCGCCTCGATCTCTACGCCCGGCTCCTGTACGAGCAGGCGGTGATCGCGGAAGGGTCCAAGGTGAGCGACCCGGTCGCGTTCGCCAAGCGGGTGAACGACCTGATCGCCCGAGACGCACATGCGCCAGGGTCTGCCTGA
- a CDS encoding STAS domain-containing protein, with the protein MSSDADLTNEFFQVKRHGDVAVIVPSPQVEDLPETLLQPAAELVLAPLKEDPPNQIIVDLSAVSYFGSAFITFLLRCHHLLNSRGSELVLAGVNPNIRELLRITNLEMYWALYDTAAEAISALGSAD; encoded by the coding sequence ATGTCATCCGACGCGGACCTGACTAACGAGTTCTTTCAGGTCAAGCGACACGGCGATGTGGCCGTCATCGTGCCGTCCCCGCAGGTCGAAGACCTCCCCGAAACGCTGCTCCAACCGGCCGCGGAACTCGTCCTCGCGCCGCTGAAAGAGGACCCGCCGAACCAGATCATTGTGGACCTGTCGGCCGTGTCGTACTTCGGCTCGGCGTTCATCACCTTCCTGTTGCGCTGCCACCACCTGCTGAACTCCCGCGGCAGCGAGCTGGTTCTCGCCGGCGTGAACCCGAACATCCGCGAACTCTTGCGGATCACCAATCTGGAAATGTACTGGGCGCTCTACGACACCGCCGCCGAAGCCATCTCCGCGCTCGGCAGCGCGGACTGA
- a CDS encoding tetratricopeptide repeat protein produces the protein MATDPVAPSPAARPDPIRNLWQVPALLLGLGAFVSVWQGWVLAGTPGDAFLGDMAALKEEYEKTQPSPKDLKNKLNKVAEGVETSEQAPLGRFYLGSGYVRLAEITPNLDEAHGYWTLARQHFGLVSEKQLSDPADGPRFLFRTAKVQAAVGLPADVSLAEIIRLVRVLSAPPPGEDAGETHRLIADLALRATPPDLKVAKLELTAYLTTGIATPAASLNRGQLRLADLCLRTGESEQARKWLKPLVNDTTAPPDVAIPARALLAQVLMADGNFRFAARAWKELRDMSGVPTSLRLTAAYQLGVCNLKSADFDAAARLFEEAARGEGPETAAARIQLADVRLRDPAPARRQTAVALLADAVKGVRGSAEYDPSLVPLADAQAVFERTVSALLSDGAFEPALETDRAYAAICSPGRDREKRAEILGAWAAALQKEKGGDPKPKFKAAAAEYVALAALQPKTEAKMDLLRRAASFYRQGGDPGTAATQIEEALKLPDIPESVLVPVWVELADALLAANRSDEVWGVFRKITTRDTPLSTSVRYRLARQFVDSRHPGLVPTGRALFEQIANQENVSAAEREFHERALTELAHAQIREGNFTEAEVGLRKQLRIYPYPRAPESGSANLLLGVCLLQRAKDAPPADAKKMRDEALAIFTQIMTDCDKAAEKRGRPATEREKQLADREAWLRLQAALRVLQAYQQMRMPIELLTEAARMRERYQNSVEELIIWSLMYHAFKQLGNTAEALNTRDRMREVFDKLPPSAFPQKTGEYSRDFWLKEWFSPDPK, from the coding sequence ATGGCCACAGACCCGGTCGCCCCATCCCCCGCCGCGCGCCCGGACCCGATCCGGAACCTCTGGCAGGTGCCCGCGCTGCTGCTCGGCCTGGGCGCGTTCGTCTCCGTGTGGCAGGGCTGGGTGCTCGCGGGCACCCCGGGCGACGCGTTCCTCGGCGACATGGCCGCGCTGAAAGAGGAGTACGAAAAAACGCAGCCCAGCCCCAAGGACCTGAAGAACAAGCTCAACAAGGTGGCGGAGGGCGTCGAAACGTCCGAACAGGCGCCGCTGGGCCGCTTCTACCTCGGGAGCGGGTACGTCCGGCTGGCCGAGATCACCCCCAATCTGGACGAGGCCCACGGGTACTGGACGCTGGCCCGGCAGCACTTCGGCCTGGTGTCCGAGAAGCAACTGTCCGATCCGGCCGACGGCCCGCGGTTCCTCTTCCGCACCGCGAAGGTGCAGGCCGCGGTCGGGCTGCCGGCCGACGTGAGCCTCGCCGAGATCATCCGGCTGGTCCGTGTGCTGTCCGCCCCGCCGCCCGGCGAGGACGCGGGCGAGACGCACCGCCTCATCGCGGACCTGGCGCTGCGGGCGACCCCGCCGGACCTCAAGGTGGCCAAACTCGAACTCACCGCGTACCTGACGACCGGGATCGCCACCCCCGCGGCGTCGCTGAACCGCGGCCAGTTGCGGCTCGCGGATCTGTGCCTGCGAACGGGCGAGAGCGAACAGGCGCGCAAGTGGCTGAAGCCGCTGGTGAACGATACGACGGCTCCGCCCGATGTCGCCATTCCCGCCCGGGCGCTGCTCGCGCAGGTGCTCATGGCCGACGGCAACTTCCGGTTCGCGGCCCGCGCGTGGAAGGAGCTGCGCGACATGTCCGGGGTGCCAACGAGCCTCCGGCTGACGGCCGCGTACCAGCTCGGCGTGTGCAATTTGAAATCGGCGGATTTCGACGCGGCCGCCCGGCTGTTCGAGGAGGCCGCGCGGGGCGAAGGGCCGGAGACCGCCGCCGCCCGGATCCAACTGGCCGACGTCCGCCTGCGCGACCCGGCCCCGGCGCGGCGCCAGACCGCCGTCGCGCTTCTGGCGGATGCCGTCAAGGGGGTCCGCGGTTCCGCGGAGTACGACCCGTCGCTCGTCCCGCTGGCCGACGCCCAGGCCGTCTTCGAGCGGACCGTGAGTGCGCTCCTGAGCGACGGCGCGTTCGAGCCGGCCCTCGAAACCGACAGGGCCTACGCGGCGATTTGCTCGCCCGGCCGCGACCGCGAGAAGCGGGCCGAGATCCTCGGCGCGTGGGCCGCGGCCCTTCAGAAGGAGAAGGGCGGGGACCCGAAACCGAAATTCAAGGCCGCCGCGGCCGAGTACGTCGCGCTGGCCGCGCTCCAGCCGAAGACCGAGGCCAAAATGGACCTGCTCCGCCGGGCCGCCTCGTTCTACCGGCAGGGGGGCGACCCCGGAACGGCCGCGACCCAGATCGAAGAGGCGCTGAAGCTCCCCGACATCCCGGAGTCGGTGCTCGTGCCGGTGTGGGTCGAACTCGCCGACGCGCTCCTGGCCGCCAACCGGTCGGACGAGGTGTGGGGCGTCTTCCGGAAGATCACGACCCGCGACACCCCCCTGTCCACCTCGGTGCGCTACCGCCTGGCGCGGCAGTTCGTGGACAGCCGCCACCCCGGCCTCGTGCCCACGGGGCGCGCGCTGTTCGAGCAGATCGCCAACCAGGAGAACGTTTCGGCCGCGGAGCGCGAGTTCCACGAGCGGGCGCTGACCGAACTGGCCCACGCCCAGATCCGGGAGGGAAACTTTACTGAAGCCGAGGTCGGGTTGCGGAAGCAACTGCGCATTTACCCGTACCCCCGGGCGCCCGAATCGGGCTCGGCGAATTTGCTCCTGGGCGTGTGCCTGTTGCAGCGGGCGAAGGACGCGCCGCCCGCCGACGCGAAGAAGATGCGGGACGAGGCGCTGGCCATCTTCACGCAAATCATGACCGATTGCGACAAGGCCGCCGAGAAGCGCGGCCGCCCGGCGACCGAGCGCGAGAAGCAACTGGCCGACCGCGAGGCGTGGCTGCGGCTCCAGGCGGCGCTCCGCGTGCTCCAGGCGTACCAGCAGATGAGGATGCCCATCGAACTGCTGACCGAGGCGGCGCGGATGCGGGAGCGGTACCAGAACTCGGTGGAAGAGCTGATCATCTGGAGCCTGATGTACCACGCGTTCAAGCAGCTCGGTAACACCGCCGAAGCGCTGAACACCCGCGACCGGATGCGGGAGGTGTTCGACAAGCTCCCGCCCTCGGCGTTCCCGCAAAAAACGGGCGAGTACAGCCGCGACTTCTGGCTGAAAGAATGGTTCTCGCCGGACCCGAAGTAG
- a CDS encoding sugar phosphate isomerase/epimerase family protein, whose protein sequence is MQLGFVSAIFGDQPLESVLAFAADEGFACVELMCWPPGRADRRYAGVTHLDVTQFTDDDAEKVRDLLRIHRVGISGLGYYPNPLDPDPAHRKLVGDHLLKVIAAAAKLGVGVVNTFIGRDPAATVEATLLQVRDVWEPVLAAARAAGVRIGIEHCPMLFSTDEWPGGKNVAVSPAVWRRLFEMFPDAPLGLNFDPSHLVWQFIDCGRAVREFGPKIVHVHAKDERIDPDRLYAVGALGLGWHTPKLPGLGDVKWGEFFAALTDTGYSGPVCIEVEDRAYEGSIAARQRALRQSRKFLEQFVG, encoded by the coding sequence ATGCAACTCGGGTTCGTGTCGGCGATTTTCGGCGACCAGCCGCTCGAAAGCGTCCTGGCGTTCGCGGCGGACGAGGGCTTCGCCTGCGTCGAGCTGATGTGCTGGCCGCCGGGCCGGGCCGACCGGCGGTACGCGGGCGTCACCCACCTCGACGTGACCCAGTTCACCGACGACGACGCGGAGAAGGTGCGCGACCTGCTCCGCATCCACCGCGTCGGCATCTCGGGGCTGGGCTATTACCCGAACCCGCTCGACCCGGACCCGGCGCACCGCAAGCTGGTGGGCGACCACCTGCTGAAGGTGATCGCCGCGGCGGCAAAGTTGGGCGTCGGCGTGGTGAACACGTTCATCGGCCGCGACCCGGCCGCCACGGTGGAGGCGACCCTCCTCCAGGTCCGGGACGTGTGGGAGCCGGTCCTGGCCGCCGCCCGGGCCGCCGGGGTGCGGATCGGCATCGAGCACTGCCCGATGCTGTTCAGCACCGACGAGTGGCCGGGCGGGAAGAACGTGGCCGTCAGCCCGGCGGTGTGGCGCCGGCTCTTCGAGATGTTCCCGGACGCGCCGCTCGGCCTGAACTTCGACCCGTCGCACCTCGTGTGGCAGTTCATCGACTGCGGCCGCGCGGTGCGCGAGTTCGGCCCGAAGATCGTCCACGTCCACGCGAAGGACGAGCGCATCGACCCGGACCGGCTCTACGCGGTCGGCGCCCTCGGCCTGGGCTGGCACACGCCGAAGCTGCCGGGCCTGGGCGACGTGAAGTGGGGCGAGTTCTTCGCCGCGCTGACCGACACCGGGTACTCCGGCCCGGTGTGCATCGAGGTGGAGGACCGGGCCTACGAGGGCTCGATCGCCGCCCGCCAGCGGGCGCTCCGCCAGAGCCGCAAGTTCTTGGAACAGTTCGTCGGGTGA
- a CDS encoding BON domain-containing protein, which translates to MCGLRKWIWAVFAAAAAATPAVAQTSSSTFSGSSGSSGATSTGGSSLSGNSLGGNSSGGGGSGLGGSQQNGTALQGMQQAPSLSAPTGTASTSLSSTNFLSGYYGNPYYQGLITATNNAPPGGFGMALYGNSSGTNGTGSVNRGTSGNNNQNTNQISGILIPIQVQMTYSSQMRFAVPPVQATQMQADLRGAIDGSISNPKSVQVITDANNNVVLRGSVKDDDEVRLIEGLVRITPGVGAITNELTVPRPAVGVAAAGR; encoded by the coding sequence ATGTGCGGACTCCGAAAGTGGATCTGGGCCGTGTTCGCCGCGGCCGCGGCCGCGACTCCGGCCGTTGCCCAAACGAGCAGCAGCACGTTCAGCGGCTCCTCCGGATCGTCCGGGGCCACCAGCACGGGCGGCAGCAGCCTGAGTGGCAACAGCCTGGGCGGCAACAGCTCGGGCGGTGGCGGGAGCGGCCTCGGCGGCAGCCAACAAAACGGCACCGCGCTCCAGGGCATGCAACAGGCGCCATCGCTGTCGGCCCCCACGGGGACCGCGTCCACGTCCCTCTCTTCGACCAACTTTCTCTCCGGTTACTACGGGAACCCGTACTACCAGGGGCTGATCACCGCCACGAACAACGCGCCGCCCGGCGGCTTTGGTATGGCCCTTTACGGTAACAGCAGCGGCACCAACGGGACCGGGAGCGTCAACCGCGGCACCTCCGGCAACAACAACCAGAACACCAACCAGATCAGCGGCATCCTGATCCCGATCCAGGTCCAGATGACCTACTCGTCCCAGATGCGGTTCGCGGTGCCGCCGGTCCAGGCCACCCAGATGCAGGCCGACCTCCGCGGGGCGATCGACGGCTCGATCAGCAACCCGAAGAGCGTGCAGGTCATCACCGACGCGAACAACAACGTTGTTCTGCGGGGGAGCGTGAAGGACGACGACGAAGTGCGGCTCATCGAAGGGCTGGTCCGGATCACGCCCGGCGTCGGTGCGATCACGAACGAACTGACCGTGCCGCGGCCCGCGGTCGGGGTCGCCGCGGCGGGCAGGTGA
- a CDS encoding 2Fe-2S iron-sulfur cluster-binding protein, with the protein MGGVNPYIQKGPAARATRPFKVTFVDEATGKSTDVAVDPAALHGHLGLDGSLLDIADSAGVEINHSCGGVCACSTCHVHVRQGGASCPPATENEEDELDKAPDVSMDSRLSCQCVPDGSQNLLVLIPKWNRNQVQEGH; encoded by the coding sequence ATGGGCGGCGTGAACCCGTACATCCAGAAGGGGCCGGCGGCGAGGGCCACGCGGCCGTTCAAGGTCACGTTCGTCGATGAGGCGACCGGCAAGAGCACCGACGTCGCGGTGGACCCGGCCGCGCTGCACGGCCACCTCGGCCTCGACGGCAGTCTGCTCGATATCGCCGACAGTGCGGGTGTGGAGATCAACCACTCGTGCGGCGGCGTGTGTGCCTGCTCGACGTGCCACGTCCACGTTCGCCAGGGCGGCGCCAGTTGTCCGCCGGCGACCGAAAACGAAGAGGACGAGCTCGACAAGGCCCCGGACGTGTCAATGGACTCGCGTCTGTCCTGTCAGTGTGTGCCCGACGGCAGTCAAAACCTGCTCGTCCTGATTCCGAAGTGGAACCGGAATCAGGTTCAGGAAGGACATTAG
- a CDS encoding alpha/beta hydrolase, which produces MRRWMAAPLVFAVAVGVTSLEAPRAGAQPKDENATATAETIRTADGIELHGLFFATQKNPTTAPVVVYLYAPGPDRDMTKGDWGSLTKQLNKEGYHVFQFDWRGHGKSTSIKDPQKFWGNPYLNGAGNNFNSYIKGGAKVPLKNTLYFKDITKPVSFMPAYLNDLAAVRFHLDSKNDNKELNTSSIYIVGAGDAASLGMAWLTAEWKRPATFPNETQRGGAPTYEQVPQALVGGIANEGGADFGGAVWLTATHPPSFPVSTLKRWISNPDFAPKIRENNPMLFMYAEKDTNGALSGKQQSEMFFNQVLVANPQKNASLDKLEQTRLFEVKGAEQLQGVKLLGQNTTLKTEDTIVNYFAFIQKARAKFPSKSRKYDVPYYIDTKYFELRDGR; this is translated from the coding sequence ATGCGACGTTGGATGGCCGCACCTCTCGTCTTCGCCGTGGCCGTCGGCGTGACGTCACTGGAAGCCCCGCGGGCCGGCGCCCAGCCAAAAGATGAGAACGCCACAGCGACCGCGGAGACGATCCGCACCGCGGACGGGATCGAACTCCACGGTCTGTTTTTCGCGACCCAGAAGAACCCGACCACGGCGCCCGTGGTCGTGTACCTGTACGCGCCCGGCCCGGACCGCGATATGACCAAGGGGGACTGGGGCAGTTTGACCAAGCAGCTCAACAAAGAGGGCTACCACGTCTTCCAGTTCGACTGGCGCGGGCACGGCAAGAGCACGTCGATCAAGGACCCGCAGAAGTTCTGGGGGAACCCGTACCTCAACGGCGCCGGCAACAACTTCAACAGCTACATCAAGGGCGGGGCGAAGGTGCCGCTCAAGAACACCCTCTACTTCAAAGACATCACCAAGCCGGTCAGCTTCATGCCGGCGTACCTGAACGACCTGGCCGCGGTGCGGTTCCACCTGGACAGCAAGAACGATAACAAGGAGCTGAACACCAGCTCGATCTACATCGTCGGGGCCGGGGACGCCGCCAGTCTCGGGATGGCGTGGCTCACGGCCGAGTGGAAGCGGCCGGCGACCTTCCCGAACGAGACGCAACGGGGCGGGGCGCCCACCTACGAGCAGGTCCCGCAGGCGCTCGTCGGCGGCATCGCCAACGAGGGCGGGGCCGACTTCGGCGGGGCCGTCTGGCTCACCGCCACCCACCCCCCGTCGTTCCCCGTGTCCACCCTGAAACGGTGGATCTCCAACCCGGACTTCGCGCCGAAGATCCGCGAGAACAACCCGATGCTGTTCATGTACGCCGAAAAGGACACGAACGGGGCGCTCAGCGGGAAGCAGCAGAGCGAGATGTTCTTCAACCAGGTTCTGGTGGCCAATCCGCAGAAGAACGCCAGCCTCGACAAGCTCGAGCAGACGCGCCTGTTCGAGGTGAAGGGGGCCGAGCAGTTGCAGGGCGTCAAGCTGCTCGGGCAGAACACGACCCTGAAGACCGAAGACACCATCGTGAACTACTTCGCGTTCATTCAAAAAGCGCGGGCCAAGTTCCCGTCCAAGTCCCGGAAGTACGACGTCCCGTACTACATCGACACGAAGTACTTCGAACTCCGCGACGGCCGCTGA
- a CDS encoding inorganic phosphate transporter: MNFWTAVGELSTGPFVFLTVALLIALAFEFINGFHDTANAVTTVIYTRTLSATPAVVYSGLMNFAGALITVLFFGAAVAFSIVNLLPVDLLVDANSDASLVMVLALLIAGVIWNLGTWSVGLPVSSSHTLIGSILGVGIANGLWTRTGLAGVNWAKAGEVAAGLLLSPVLGFLAAAGLLLAMRRVFKEPKLYEPPEDGDRPPRWVRVVLLGTCGAVSFAHGSNDGQKGMGLLLLVLIGFMPVHYALNVNDPEMGVKVSTAAGAVREAYARYDTPVPAELDTDLKYIAERLRDQPDLSALAGTADADASGNRVNSRWEVRQAIFRTNRELKRVEKAPEAPEALRKELAAIRETRLAPAIEFVPIWVVVCTALALGIGTCVGYKRIVVTVAEKIGKSHLTYAQGAAAEAVAAATILAADVAHLPVSTTHVLSSGVAGTMAASGAGVQGGTCRKIFLAWVLTLPASAVLAGALFTLGRLVTG, from the coding sequence ATGAATTTCTGGACCGCCGTCGGCGAATTGAGTACCGGCCCGTTCGTCTTCCTGACCGTCGCACTTCTGATCGCGTTGGCGTTCGAATTCATCAACGGGTTCCACGACACCGCCAACGCGGTGACCACGGTCATCTACACGCGCACGCTCTCCGCCACGCCGGCGGTCGTCTACTCCGGCCTCATGAACTTCGCCGGCGCCCTCATCACCGTCCTGTTCTTCGGCGCCGCGGTCGCGTTCAGCATCGTCAACCTGCTGCCGGTCGATCTGCTCGTAGACGCCAACTCGGACGCCTCCCTTGTGATGGTGCTGGCGCTCTTGATCGCGGGCGTGATCTGGAACCTGGGCACGTGGTCCGTCGGGCTCCCGGTGTCGAGTTCGCACACGCTCATCGGCTCGATCCTCGGCGTCGGGATCGCGAACGGCCTGTGGACGAGAACCGGGCTGGCCGGGGTGAACTGGGCGAAGGCCGGGGAGGTCGCGGCCGGGCTGCTGCTGTCGCCGGTACTCGGGTTCCTGGCCGCGGCCGGGCTGCTCCTGGCGATGCGCCGGGTGTTCAAAGAGCCGAAACTGTACGAACCGCCGGAGGACGGAGACCGGCCGCCGCGGTGGGTGCGGGTGGTGCTGCTCGGCACGTGCGGCGCGGTGAGTTTCGCGCACGGGTCGAACGACGGGCAGAAGGGGATGGGCCTGTTGCTGCTCGTCCTCATCGGGTTCATGCCGGTCCACTACGCGCTGAACGTGAACGACCCGGAGATGGGGGTGAAGGTGAGCACCGCGGCCGGCGCGGTCCGCGAGGCGTACGCCCGGTACGACACGCCGGTCCCGGCGGAGTTGGACACCGACCTGAAGTACATCGCGGAGCGGTTGCGGGACCAACCGGACCTGTCCGCCCTCGCCGGGACCGCCGACGCGGACGCGAGCGGCAACCGGGTGAACTCGCGGTGGGAGGTGCGGCAGGCGATCTTCCGAACGAACCGCGAACTGAAGCGCGTCGAAAAGGCCCCCGAAGCGCCGGAGGCGTTACGGAAGGAGCTGGCCGCGATCCGGGAGACACGGCTCGCCCCGGCGATCGAGTTCGTGCCGATCTGGGTGGTGGTGTGTACCGCGCTGGCGCTGGGGATCGGGACGTGCGTGGGGTACAAGCGGATCGTGGTCACGGTGGCAGAAAAGATCGGCAAGAGCCACCTGACCTACGCACAAGGGGCCGCGGCGGAGGCGGTGGCGGCGGCAACGATCCTCGCGGCCGACGTGGCCCACCTGCCCGTGAGTACGACGCACGTCCTCTCCAGCGGGGTGGCCGGAACAATGGCCGCGAGCGGGGCCGGCGTGCAGGGCGGCACGTGCCGGAAGATCTTCCTGGCGTGGGTTCTGACACTGCCCGCGTCCGCGGTGCTGGCCGGCGCCCTGTTCACTCTGGGCCGGCTCGTCACGGGCTGA